In one window of Neisseria subflava DNA:
- the dapA gene encoding 4-hydroxy-tetrahydrodipicolinate synthase, with translation MLKGSLVALITPMNQDGSINYEQLHDLIDWHIENGTDGIVAVGTTGESATLPVEEHLAVIEATVKHVNKRVPVIAGTGANNTVEAIALSKAAEQAGADYTLSVVPYYNKPSQEGIYQHFKAIAEATSIPMVIYNVPGRTVVSMSNDTILRLAEIPNIVGVKEASGNIGKNIELINSVPEGFVVLSGDDPTGLPFMLCGGHGVVTVAANVAPKLFADMCRAALEGDIATARRLNEQLIPIYNTMFCEPSPAAPKWGLSLLGKCEPHVRLPLVALTEAGQAKVRAALEKSGQI, from the coding sequence ATGTTAAAAGGCAGTCTGGTTGCCCTGATTACTCCGATGAATCAAGACGGCAGCATCAACTACGAACAACTTCACGACTTAATCGACTGGCACATTGAAAACGGCACCGACGGCATCGTCGCAGTCGGCACTACCGGCGAGTCAGCCACCCTGCCTGTCGAAGAACATTTGGCCGTTATTGAAGCCACTGTCAAACACGTCAACAAGCGCGTTCCCGTTATCGCCGGCACAGGCGCCAACAATACTGTCGAAGCCATCGCCCTTTCCAAAGCCGCCGAGCAAGCCGGTGCGGACTACACCTTATCTGTTGTTCCCTACTACAACAAACCTTCGCAAGAAGGCATTTACCAACATTTCAAAGCCATCGCCGAAGCTACTTCGATTCCGATGGTTATCTATAATGTTCCCGGCCGTACCGTCGTCAGCATGAGCAACGACACTATTTTGCGTTTGGCCGAGATTCCGAATATCGTCGGCGTAAAAGAAGCCAGCGGCAATATCGGCAAGAACATCGAATTGATCAACAGCGTTCCTGAAGGTTTTGTCGTTTTATCCGGCGATGACCCTACCGGCCTGCCTTTCATGCTGTGTGGCGGTCATGGCGTGGTAACCGTCGCAGCCAACGTCGCACCGAAACTCTTTGCCGACATGTGCCGAGCCGCCCTTGAGGGCGATATTGCGACCGCCCGTCGTCTAAACGAGCAACTTATCCCAATTTATAACACCATGTTCTGCGAGCCCAGTCCAGCCGCGCCCAAATGGGGTCTGAGCCTATTGGGCAAATGCGAACCCCATGTTCGTCTGCCTTTGGTAGCACTGACCGAAGCCGGTCAAGCCAAAGTCCGAGCTGCTCTGGAAAAATCAGGACAAATCTGA
- the bamC gene encoding outer membrane protein assembly factor BamC, translated as MTACSDSKKEQPKLDYQSQSHRLVKLEVPPDLNNPDQGNLYQLPAGSGAVRASDFNKRRTQAVQQPANAEVLKSVKGVRLERDGNQRWLVVEGKSPREIWPLLKVFWQENGFDIKSEEPAIGQMETEWAENRAKIPQDSLRRLLDKVGLGGIYSTSERDKFIIRIEQGKNGSTDIFFAHKGMKEVYADRKKDTTMWQPGENDPNLEAAFLARFMQYLGVDSQQAEQALTQSVAARSNASELARVDNGTLLLAGDYGRNWRRTALALDRIGLTVIGQNAERRAFLVQQAPTEGEAVANKKPGLFKRVFGKGKAEAPKTYPEIIVYVEPINNGARLHLLNKDGSPYKGSDASTLLSRLHTELR; from the coding sequence ATGACTGCCTGTTCCGACAGCAAAAAAGAACAACCCAAACTCGACTATCAAAGTCAATCACACCGCTTGGTCAAACTGGAAGTACCACCTGATTTGAACAACCCAGACCAAGGCAACCTCTATCAATTACCAGCAGGCAGCGGCGCCGTCCGCGCCAGCGATTTCAACAAACGCCGTACCCAAGCCGTACAACAACCTGCCAATGCAGAAGTTTTGAAATCCGTTAAAGGCGTACGCCTTGAGCGTGACGGCAACCAACGCTGGTTGGTTGTCGAAGGCAAATCGCCTCGCGAAATTTGGCCTTTGCTGAAAGTGTTCTGGCAAGAAAACGGTTTCGACATCAAATCTGAAGAACCTGCCATCGGTCAAATGGAAACCGAGTGGGCAGAAAACCGAGCCAAAATCCCTCAAGACAGCCTGCGCCGTCTGTTGGATAAAGTCGGCTTGGGCGGTATCTACTCTACCAGCGAACGCGACAAGTTCATCATCCGCATCGAACAAGGTAAAAATGGTTCGACCGATATCTTCTTCGCCCACAAAGGCATGAAAGAAGTTTATGCCGACCGTAAAAAAGACACTACGATGTGGCAGCCGGGTGAAAACGACCCTAACCTCGAAGCCGCATTCCTCGCCCGCTTTATGCAATATTTGGGCGTTGACAGTCAGCAGGCCGAACAGGCTCTGACCCAAAGCGTTGCAGCCCGCAGCAATGCGTCTGAATTGGCGCGTGTGGACAATGGCACTTTATTGCTGGCAGGCGATTACGGCCGCAACTGGCGCCGTACCGCCCTTGCGCTTGACCGCATCGGTCTGACTGTTATCGGTCAAAATGCCGAACGCCGCGCTTTCTTGGTTCAACAAGCGCCAACCGAAGGCGAAGCAGTTGCCAATAAAAAACCGGGTCTGTTCAAACGCGTATTTGGCAAAGGCAAAGCAGAAGCGCCAAAAACTTATCCTGAAATCATCGTTTATGTTGAGCCTATCAACAATGGCGCACGCCTCCATCTGTTGAACAAAGACGGCAGCCCATACAAAGGCAGCGATGCCTCCACATTGTTGAGCCGCCTGCACACAGAATTGCGTTAA
- a CDS encoding NGO_0222 family membrane protein: MTRQKAYLLLTALFTLMFIVLILLGAYLLSIHSKQFAFAAFLFAFAAVFAQIGSLALYIRHKARAQMARMQQTENH, from the coding sequence ATGACCCGACAAAAAGCCTATCTGCTCCTGACTGCCCTGTTTACCCTGATGTTTATCGTACTGATTCTGTTGGGCGCTTATCTTCTGAGCATTCACAGCAAACAATTTGCCTTTGCCGCCTTTCTGTTTGCCTTTGCAGCCGTTTTTGCCCAAATCGGCAGCCTTGCCCTTTACATCCGCCACAAAGCACGCGCACAAATGGCTCGTATGCAGCAAACCGAAAACCATTAA
- the rdgB gene encoding RdgB/HAM1 family non-canonical purine NTP pyrophosphatase — MFEKIVLASGNAGKLKEFSRLFADLNIEVLPQSQFNMPECPEPYHTFIENALAKARHAAKYSGLPALADDSGICTNALNGAPGIFSARYAGENPKSDAANNAKLSADLADKDDKSCYYVCVLVLVRHENDPQPIIAEGIWHGQWQTEAAGTNGFGYDPHFYLAEHGCTAAELDPEIKNAESHRAQALRELLRKIESL, encoded by the coding sequence ATGTTTGAAAAAATCGTCCTCGCCAGTGGCAACGCAGGCAAACTCAAAGAATTTTCCCGCCTCTTTGCCGACTTAAACATCGAAGTCCTGCCGCAATCGCAGTTCAATATGCCCGAATGCCCCGAGCCGTACCATACCTTCATTGAAAATGCCCTGGCTAAAGCACGTCATGCCGCTAAATACAGCGGCTTACCCGCACTTGCCGACGACTCCGGCATCTGCACCAACGCCTTAAACGGCGCACCCGGCATTTTCTCCGCACGTTATGCAGGTGAAAACCCCAAATCCGATGCCGCAAACAACGCCAAACTCTCTGCCGATCTTGCCGATAAAGACGATAAAAGCTGCTACTACGTCTGCGTCCTTGTCCTCGTCCGCCACGAAAACGACCCGCAACCCATCATTGCAGAAGGTATTTGGCACGGACAATGGCAGACCGAGGCAGCCGGCACAAACGGCTTCGGCTACGACCCGCATTTCTATCTGGCCGAACACGGTTGCACCGCCGCCGAGCTTGATCCTGAAATCAAAAATGCTGAAAGCCACCGCGCCCAAGCATTGCGTGAACTATTAAGAAAAATCGAATCCTTATAA
- a CDS encoding glutaredoxin family protein, with protein sequence MPKPSPEELAVFAKHIAAFIPTTPDKLLQLIDSQETAIVFLGKPSCSYCRRFVAKLSTVSINKQLTIHFTDSSNKAALKTFREQYSIRTVPALLNISQGKIKFVCNSKLSEEEIEAFLSA encoded by the coding sequence ATGCCCAAACCCTCGCCTGAAGAATTGGCAGTCTTTGCAAAACACATCGCTGCTTTCATCCCAACCACACCCGACAAACTTCTTCAACTTATTGACAGTCAAGAAACTGCTATCGTCTTTCTAGGCAAACCAAGTTGTTCATACTGCCGCCGTTTTGTTGCAAAACTGTCTACCGTTTCCATAAACAAGCAGCTTACCATCCACTTTACTGACAGCAGCAATAAAGCAGCTTTAAAAACTTTTCGTGAGCAATACAGCATCAGAACTGTTCCCGCACTACTCAACATCTCACAAGGCAAAATAAAATTTGTCTGCAATTCCAAATTATCAGAAGAAGAAATTGAAGCTTTTTTGAGTGCCTAG
- the hemW gene encoding radical SAM family heme chaperone HemW — MTQITFQRPGQLTALPPLSLYIHIPWCIKKCPYCDFNSHSLKNGLPEDAYIDALLTDLQLELPNIWGRPVETIFFGGGTPSLFQAKSIDRLLSGVRSLLRLQPEAEITLEANPGTFEIEKFQGFKDAGITRLSIGVQSFNDDMLTRLGRVHNGKEALTAIATALKLFDKVNIDLMYALPNQTVQTALDDVQTAIATGATHISAYHLTMEPNTPFGHTPPKGLPQDEAALDIEDAVHGELEGAGFIHYETSAFAKPGMQCRHNLNYWQFGDYLGIGAGAHGKISYPDRIERTVRRRHPNDYLAAMQSNPHEAVERKTVAAEDLPFEFMMNALRLTDGVPASMLQERTGVPTAKIMAQIETARQKGLLESDPTVFRPTEQGRLFLNDLLQCFL; from the coding sequence ATGACCCAAATTACCTTCCAACGCCCCGGCCAGCTAACTGCCCTGCCTCCTTTATCACTCTATATCCATATTCCTTGGTGCATCAAAAAATGTCCATATTGCGACTTTAATTCCCACAGCCTGAAAAACGGCCTGCCGGAAGACGCCTATATCGATGCCCTATTAACCGACTTGCAGCTTGAATTGCCCAATATTTGGGGCAGACCGGTGGAAACCATATTTTTCGGCGGCGGTACACCCAGCCTGTTTCAAGCGAAATCAATTGACCGCTTGTTAAGCGGCGTGCGTTCGCTGTTGCGCTTGCAACCCGAAGCGGAAATTACTTTGGAAGCCAATCCAGGCACATTTGAAATTGAGAAGTTTCAAGGATTTAAAGACGCAGGCATTACGCGCCTGTCTATCGGCGTACAAAGTTTTAACGACGATATGCTGACTAGATTGGGACGCGTTCACAACGGCAAGGAAGCCTTAACCGCCATAGCTACTGCCTTGAAATTATTTGATAAAGTCAATATCGACTTGATGTATGCCCTGCCGAACCAGACCGTTCAGACGGCATTGGATGACGTTCAAACCGCCATCGCCACAGGCGCGACACACATCAGCGCGTATCATCTGACGATGGAGCCGAACACACCGTTTGGTCATACGCCGCCGAAAGGTTTGCCGCAAGATGAAGCAGCTTTGGATATTGAAGATGCCGTACACGGCGAATTGGAAGGCGCAGGCTTTATTCACTACGAAACATCGGCTTTTGCAAAACCTGGTATGCAGTGCCGCCATAATTTGAACTATTGGCAGTTCGGCGATTACTTGGGCATAGGCGCGGGCGCACACGGCAAAATTTCCTATCCCGACCGTATCGAACGAACTGTCCGCCGTCGCCACCCCAACGACTATCTTGCCGCTATGCAAAGCAATCCGCATGAAGCCGTTGAACGCAAAACCGTTGCTGCTGAAGACCTTCCATTCGAATTCATGATGAACGCCCTGCGCCTGACCGACGGTGTACCTGCTTCAATGCTGCAGGAACGTACCGGCGTACCCACTGCAAAAATCATGGCTCAAATCGAAACCGCCAGACAAAAAGGCCTGCTTGAATCAGACCCGACTGTGTTCCGCCCGACCGAGCAAGGCCGTTTGTTCTTAAACGACTTGTTACAGTGTTTTTTATAA
- a CDS encoding VanZ family protein produces MKALPLNKFTAAALIWFAAAIYALLFKEGGNSAPPFPHFDKVGHFGLFFGQAWLCAKIFIQDNRNIPYKGILFAALLFAVGSELAQAFLTATRQGSIADGIADMAGTAAALWFAEKVKTAKS; encoded by the coding sequence ATGAAAGCCTTACCATTAAACAAATTTACTGCCGCTGCCTTGATCTGGTTTGCCGCCGCCATTTATGCCTTACTTTTCAAAGAGGGTGGCAATAGTGCTCCACCATTTCCCCATTTTGATAAAGTCGGCCATTTCGGACTGTTTTTCGGTCAGGCATGGCTGTGCGCAAAAATATTTATTCAAGACAATAGGAATATTCCCTATAAAGGCATTCTGTTTGCCGCTTTATTGTTTGCAGTAGGAAGTGAGTTGGCTCAGGCATTTCTGACTGCTACGCGGCAAGGTTCGATTGCGGACGGCATTGCCGATATGGCAGGTACGGCTGCGGCGCTGTGGTTTGCAGAAAAAGTAAAAACAGCAAAAAGTTAG
- a CDS encoding dioxygenase: protein MSELTSLMQTEAPGIVGETLDFCLYECSIEDAPDAEEVAQWRDILKVRGGKFVRLADICQTWLDEEADK from the coding sequence ATGAGCGAACTGACTAGCCTTATGCAGACCGAAGCCCCAGGCATTGTTGGCGAAACATTAGACTTCTGCCTTTACGAATGCAGTATTGAAGATGCCCCGGATGCAGAAGAAGTGGCACAATGGCGTGATATTTTGAAGGTGCGGGGTGGGAAATTTGTCCGCTTGGCAGATATCTGCCAAACATGGCTGGATGAAGAGGCCGACAAATGA
- the pth gene encoding aminoacyl-tRNA hydrolase — translation MSLKIKLIVGLGNPGQEYEQTRHNVGFWLLDELAWKWKVNFKDEKKFYGEVARATTPDGDVWLLKPMTFMNRSGQAVAALAQFYKIKPEEILVVHDELDIPCGRIKFKLGGGNGGHNGLKDIQARLGTPNFYRLRLGIDHPGDRNLVVGYVLNKPSAEHRQQIDDSIAKSLQGLPAVLNGEWEEATRFLHSK, via the coding sequence ATGAGCTTGAAAATTAAATTAATCGTCGGTTTGGGCAATCCAGGCCAAGAATACGAACAAACGCGCCACAATGTCGGCTTTTGGCTGTTGGACGAACTGGCGTGGAAATGGAAAGTCAATTTTAAAGACGAAAAGAAATTTTACGGCGAAGTAGCGCGCGCCACTACGCCGGATGGCGATGTTTGGCTGCTCAAACCCATGACCTTTATGAACCGCTCCGGTCAGGCAGTAGCCGCTTTGGCTCAATTTTACAAAATCAAGCCGGAGGAGATCTTGGTGGTTCATGACGAGCTGGATATTCCATGCGGCCGTATCAAATTCAAACTTGGCGGCGGCAACGGCGGACACAACGGCCTCAAAGACATTCAGGCTCGCTTGGGTACGCCTAATTTCTACCGCCTGCGCTTAGGTATTGATCATCCGGGCGACCGTAATCTAGTTGTCGGTTATGTGTTGAATAAACCGTCGGCGGAACATAGACAGCAAATTGATGACTCCATCGCCAAATCCCTGCAAGGATTGCCGGCCGTGTTAAATGGCGAATGGGAAGAGGCAACACGTTTTTTACACAGTAAGTAA
- a CDS encoding RnfH family protein — MLEIEIVYGLADRQVLKSMTVVEGTTVREAALQSGLEVEFPELDLQQAPLGIFGKTVKGETVLRDGDRIEVYRPLLIDPKEARRKRAGQE; from the coding sequence ATGCTTGAGATTGAAATTGTTTACGGACTGGCCGACAGGCAAGTGTTGAAGAGCATGACCGTTGTCGAAGGTACAACCGTACGCGAAGCTGCCCTGCAAAGCGGATTGGAGGTGGAGTTCCCAGAGTTGGATTTACAGCAAGCGCCTTTGGGTATTTTCGGCAAGACTGTGAAAGGCGAGACTGTGTTGCGCGATGGTGATCGGATTGAGGTCTATCGTCCATTGTTGATTGATCCGAAAGAAGCGCGACGTAAACGCGCAGGGCAAGAATAA
- a CDS encoding type II toxin-antitoxin system RatA family toxin, whose amino-acid sequence MKKVEKNVLVLHSAKEMFELVDKVEDYPKFLPWYSKTEVIERKGNELKARLFMDYMRVKQSFATHNHNIPGQEIRMDLLEGPFKTLRGTWKFIDLGDDMCKVEFRLEYDFSNAVLSAMISPVFGHLAGTLVDAFIKEADRRYA is encoded by the coding sequence ATGAAAAAAGTCGAGAAAAACGTATTGGTGCTGCATAGCGCTAAGGAAATGTTTGAGCTGGTGGACAAAGTTGAGGACTATCCAAAATTTTTGCCGTGGTACAGCAAGACCGAAGTCATCGAACGCAAAGGAAATGAGCTAAAAGCGCGCCTGTTTATGGACTATATGCGCGTCAAACAGTCATTTGCGACGCACAACCACAATATACCGGGGCAGGAAATCCGCATGGATTTGCTCGAAGGGCCGTTTAAAACCTTGCGCGGCACTTGGAAATTTATCGATTTGGGCGATGATATGTGTAAAGTCGAATTCAGATTAGAATACGATTTTTCCAATGCAGTACTCTCTGCCATGATTTCCCCAGTGTTCGGCCATCTTGCCGGTACGTTGGTGGATGCTTTTATTAAAGAGGCCGACCGCCGCTATGCTTGA
- a CDS encoding ATP-binding cassette domain-containing protein, whose amino-acid sequence MNILSVENASFAVGHVALLDKTSFQLDSGEKIGLIGRNGAGKSSFLKILAGVQKLDDGQIIVQNNLKIVYVPQESFFDKDATVFDTVAEGLGEIRDLLRRYHHVSHELENGSSEALLKELNELQLEIEAKDGWKLDAAVKQTLGELGLPENEKIGNLSGGQKKRVALAQAWVQKPDVLLLDEPTNHLDIDAIIWLENLLKAFEGSLVVITHDRRFLDNIATRIVELDRGILRSYPGSFSKYSEKKAQELAVEAEHNRLFDKFHAQEEAWIRKGIEARRTRNEGRVRRLEELRRQRAERRNVQGQVNFKLDSGEKSGKIIAELEHASFAYGDKVIMDKFSAILQRGDKIGLIGPNGIGKTTFLKLILGELQPTYGRIRIGSKQEVAYFDQFRSALNENDTVFYTLGQGNDYVEVGGKKKHVMSYLEDFLFHPARAQSPVSSLSGGERNRLLLAKLFTRPANILVLDEPTNDLDIDTQELLEDLLRDYQGTVFLVSHDRMFLDNVITQSIVFEGQGRLKEYIGGYQDYIDAKSREDKIQTASAPKAVAEPEKVKPKANRTVKLSYKEQRELDALPDEIAALETEQAEINTQLSDPEIFKDYEKAGALQSRAEEIEMLLLEKLERWEWLEAKQNGEAV is encoded by the coding sequence ATGAATATCTTATCCGTAGAAAATGCTTCTTTTGCCGTCGGCCACGTCGCCTTGCTCGACAAAACTTCTTTTCAACTCGACAGCGGCGAGAAAATCGGTTTAATCGGCCGTAACGGTGCGGGTAAGTCTTCGTTTTTAAAAATCCTCGCCGGCGTACAAAAGCTCGACGATGGGCAGATTATTGTTCAAAACAACCTCAAAATCGTTTATGTACCGCAGGAATCCTTTTTTGATAAGGACGCAACCGTATTTGATACCGTTGCCGAAGGTTTGGGCGAAATTCGCGATTTATTGCGCCGTTATCATCATGTCAGCCATGAGTTGGAAAATGGTTCGAGTGAGGCTTTGTTGAAAGAGCTCAACGAATTGCAACTTGAAATTGAAGCGAAGGACGGCTGGAAACTGGATGCGGCAGTCAAGCAGACTTTGGGCGAACTCGGTTTGCCGGAAAACGAAAAAATCGGCAACCTCTCCGGCGGCCAGAAAAAGCGTGTCGCCTTGGCGCAGGCTTGGGTGCAGAAGCCCGATGTATTGCTGCTGGACGAGCCGACCAACCATTTGGACATTGACGCGATTATTTGGTTGGAAAATCTGCTTAAAGCGTTTGAAGGCAGTCTGGTCGTGATTACCCACGACCGCCGTTTTTTGGATAATATCGCCACGCGGATTGTCGAACTAGACCGTGGCATTCTGCGCTCCTATCCCGGTTCGTTCTCTAAATACAGCGAGAAAAAAGCGCAAGAATTGGCGGTTGAAGCAGAACATAACCGCTTGTTTGACAAATTTCATGCTCAGGAAGAAGCATGGATACGCAAAGGCATCGAAGCGCGCCGTACACGTAATGAAGGCCGCGTGCGTCGTTTGGAAGAGCTGCGCCGCCAGCGCGCCGAACGCCGCAATGTACAAGGGCAGGTCAATTTTAAGCTCGACAGTGGCGAGAAGAGCGGCAAAATCATTGCCGAATTGGAACATGCCTCGTTTGCCTATGGCGACAAAGTCATCATGGACAAATTCTCCGCCATTTTGCAGCGTGGCGACAAAATCGGCTTAATCGGTCCAAACGGTATCGGTAAAACCACCTTCCTCAAGCTGATTTTGGGTGAATTGCAGCCGACCTACGGCAGAATCCGCATTGGCAGCAAGCAGGAAGTTGCCTATTTTGACCAGTTCCGCAGCGCGTTGAATGAAAACGATACTGTGTTTTACACGCTCGGACAGGGCAATGATTACGTTGAAGTCGGCGGCAAGAAAAAACACGTTATGAGCTATCTGGAAGATTTCCTGTTCCATCCTGCCCGCGCGCAAAGCCCTGTTTCATCGCTCTCCGGCGGCGAACGCAACCGCCTTTTGCTGGCAAAACTCTTCACCCGTCCTGCCAATATCTTGGTCCTGGACGAACCGACCAACGACTTGGACATCGACACCCAAGAGCTGCTCGAAGACTTACTGCGTGATTATCAAGGCACGGTATTCCTTGTCTCGCATGACCGTATGTTCTTGGATAATGTGATTACCCAAAGCATTGTTTTTGAAGGACAAGGCCGTCTGAAAGAATACATCGGCGGTTATCAAGACTATATTGACGCAAAATCGCGGGAAGATAAAATTCAGACGGCCTCTGCGCCTAAAGCGGTTGCCGAACCTGAAAAAGTCAAACCCAAAGCCAACCGCACGGTCAAACTTTCCTATAAAGAACAGCGTGAACTCGATGCCCTGCCTGATGAAATCGCCGCCTTGGAAACCGAGCAGGCTGAAATCAATACCCAGCTTTCCGATCCTGAAATTTTCAAAGATTATGAAAAAGCAGGTGCGTTACAAAGCAGGGCTGAAGAAATTGAAATGCTGCTTTTGGAAAAGCTGGAACGCTGGGAATGGCTGGAAGCGAAACAAAATGGCGAAGCGGTTTAA
- the ruvB gene encoding Holliday junction branch migration DNA helicase RuvB codes for MLQTDNLTSAQPQRIITAQNISAQEELLERALRPKTLDDYIGQDKAKEQLAIFIQAAKKRGEALDHTLLFGPPGLGKTTLAHIIAKELGVNLRQTSGPVLERAGDLAALLTNLEPHDVLFIDEIHRLSPVVEEILYPALEDYQLDIMIGEGPAARSVKIDLPPFTLVGATTRAGMLTNPLRDRFGIVSRLEFYQNKDLATIVTRSAQLLQLDMGEEGAMEVAKRSRGTPRIANRLLRRVRDYADVKNNGVIDAEIADAALSMLDVDGHGLDVMDRKFLEAILHKFSGGPVGLENVAAAIGESTDTIEDVIEPYLIQQGFLQRTPRGRVATERAYLHFGLKVQE; via the coding sequence ATGTTACAAACTGATAATCTTACTTCTGCACAACCTCAGCGCATTATCACTGCTCAAAATATTTCCGCTCAGGAAGAATTGCTTGAACGCGCTTTGCGTCCGAAAACTTTAGACGACTATATCGGGCAGGATAAAGCAAAAGAGCAGTTGGCCATTTTTATTCAGGCAGCGAAAAAACGTGGTGAAGCGCTTGACCACACTTTGCTGTTTGGTCCTCCGGGTTTGGGCAAAACTACTTTGGCACACATTATCGCTAAAGAGTTAGGCGTTAATTTGCGTCAAACCAGCGGCCCGGTTTTGGAACGTGCCGGCGACCTTGCAGCCTTGTTGACTAATCTTGAGCCGCATGATGTGCTGTTTATCGATGAAATCCACCGTTTAAGTCCTGTGGTTGAAGAAATCCTTTATCCTGCGCTTGAAGATTATCAGTTGGACATCATGATAGGCGAAGGACCGGCCGCGCGTTCGGTCAAAATCGATTTGCCGCCGTTTACATTGGTAGGCGCAACGACCCGTGCCGGTATGCTGACCAATCCTTTGCGCGACCGTTTCGGTATCGTATCCCGATTGGAGTTTTATCAAAACAAAGACTTGGCAACTATTGTTACCCGTTCTGCTCAACTATTGCAGTTGGATATGGGTGAAGAGGGCGCGATGGAAGTGGCCAAGCGCAGCCGCGGTACGCCGCGTATTGCCAACCGCCTTTTGCGACGTGTGCGCGATTACGCTGATGTGAAAAACAACGGTGTCATTGATGCGGAAATTGCCGATGCGGCTTTGAGTATGCTGGATGTGGACGGTCATGGTTTGGATGTGATGGACAGGAAATTCCTTGAGGCGATTCTGCACAAGTTCAGCGGCGGCCCTGTCGGTTTGGAAAACGTGGCTGCTGCGATTGGTGAATCAACCGATACCATCGAAGATGTGATTGAACCATATCTGATTCAGCAGGGCTTTTTGCAGCGTACACCGCGCGGACGTGTAGCAACAGAACGAGCCTATCTGCATTTCGGCTTGAAGGTTCAAGAATAA